In Macaca fascicularis isolate 582-1 chromosome 15, T2T-MFA8v1.1, one genomic interval encodes:
- the OR13J1 gene encoding olfactory receptor 13J1 yields the protein MQPLNGTGVSAFFLKGFSGYPALEHLLFPLCSVMYLVTLLGNTAIVAVSVLDVHLHTPMYFFLGNLSTLDICYTSTFVPLMLVHLLSSRKTISFTGCAIQMCLSLSTGSTECLLLAIMAYDRYLAICQPLRYHVLMNHRLCVLLVGAAWVLCLLKSVTETVIAMRLPFCGHHVVSHFTCEILAVLKLMCGNTSVSEVFLLVGSILLLPVPLAFICLSYLLILATILRVPSAPGRRKAFSTCSAHLAVVLLFYSTIIFTYMKPKSKEAHISDEVFTVLYAMVTPMLNPIIYSLRNKEVKEATKKAWGRSWTSR from the coding sequence ATGCAGCCGCTCAATGGAACAGGGGTGTCCGCATTCTTTCTGAAAGGATTTTCTGGCTACCCAGCCCTAGAGCACCTGCTCTTCCCTCTGTGCTCCGTCATGTACCTGGTGACCCTGCTGGGGAACACAGCCATTGTGGCAGTGAGCGTGCTAGATGTCCACCTGCACACGCCCATGTACTTCTTCCTGGGCAACCTATCCACCCTGGACATCTGCTACACGTCCACCTTTGTGCCCCTGATGCTGGTCCACCTCCTGTCATCCCGGAAGACCATCTCCTTTACTGGCTGTGCCATCCAGATGTGTCTGAGCCTGTCCACGGGCTCCACGGAGTGCCTGCTGCTGGCTATCATGGCCTACGACCGCTACCTGGCCATCTGCCAGCCACTCAGGTACCACGTGCTCATGAACCACCGGCTCTGTGTGCTGCTGGTGGGAGCTGCCTGGGTCCTCTGCCTCCTCAAGTCGGTGACTGAGACAGTCATTGCCATGAGGCTGCCCTTCTGTGGCCACCACGTGGTCAGTCACTTCACCTGCGAGATCCTGGCAGTGCTGAAGCTGATGTGCGGTAACACATCGGTCAGCGAAGTCTTCCTGCTGGTGGGCTCCATCCTGCTGCTGCCTGTGCCCCTGGCATTCATTTGCCTGTCCTACTTGCTCATCCTGGCCACCATCCTGAGGGTGCCCTCGGCTCCTGGGCGCCGCAAAGCCTTCTCCACCTGCTCAGCACACCTGGCTGTGGTGCTGCTTTTCTACAGCACCATCATCTTCACGTACATGAAGCCCAAGAGCAAGGAAGCCCACATCTCTGATGAGGTCTTCACAGTCCTCTACGCCATGGTCACACCCATGTTGAACCCCATCATCTACAGCCTGAGGAacaaggaggtgaaggaggccaCCAAGAAGGCGTGGGGCAGGAGCTGGACCTCCAGGTGA